In Leptotrichia sp. OH3620_COT-345, the following proteins share a genomic window:
- a CDS encoding FprA family A-type flavoprotein: MHCVQEISENIYWIGGNDRRLERFENLFPLPKGVSYNSSIILDEKTAIIDTVDASIRAQYLENIKYLLKDRELDYLIINHMEPDHCGNIEDLLALYPKLKIVGNKKTFAFFEQFYNKFAPENYYEVKEGDVIDLGENKLKIIGAPMVHWPEVTMTYEETKKILFSADAFGTFGTLNGNIFKDEVDFDEYYSSESRRYYTNIVGKYGLQVQNVIKKLNALEIRMVVPLHGPIWRTEEDIKHLFDLYNKWSTYTPEKSGVVIVYASMYGNTENIVNCIANKLAQRGIKDIRVFDVSKTHPSYIIAETWKYSNLLLAAPTYNTGLYLVMDSFLHELASLNFQNRKVSLLGNHTWATGALTALKNKFANEFKKIEIVGEPLDIKSTLKPEQEEIIDTLTGDIVESLTVS, from the coding sequence ATGCATTGCGTTCAGGAAATATCGGAAAACATTTATTGGATAGGAGGTAATGACAGAAGGCTGGAAAGATTTGAAAATCTTTTTCCTTTACCGAAAGGAGTTTCATATAATTCAAGTATTATACTTGACGAAAAAACTGCAATTATTGATACTGTGGATGCATCGATAAGAGCACAATATTTGGAAAATATAAAATATCTTCTGAAAGATAGGGAATTGGATTACTTAATAATCAATCATATGGAGCCTGATCATTGTGGAAATATAGAAGATTTATTGGCATTATACCCAAAATTGAAAATAGTGGGAAATAAAAAAACTTTTGCTTTTTTTGAACAGTTTTATAATAAATTTGCTCCGGAAAATTATTATGAAGTAAAAGAAGGAGATGTTATAGATTTAGGGGAAAATAAGTTAAAAATCATAGGAGCGCCTATGGTTCATTGGCCTGAGGTGACAATGACTTATGAAGAAACGAAAAAAATACTGTTTTCTGCAGACGCGTTCGGAACATTTGGAACATTAAACGGAAATATATTTAAAGATGAAGTAGATTTTGATGAATATTATTCTTCAGAGTCAAGAAGATATTATACAAATATAGTTGGGAAATATGGGCTTCAAGTTCAAAATGTAATAAAAAAATTAAATGCACTTGAAATAAGAATGGTTGTACCGTTACATGGTCCTATTTGGAGAACTGAAGAGGATATAAAGCACTTATTTGATTTATATAACAAATGGAGTACATATACTCCTGAAAAGAGCGGAGTAGTAATAGTATATGCTTCAATGTATGGAAATACTGAAAATATAGTGAACTGTATCGCAAATAAACTGGCCCAGAGAGGAATAAAGGATATAAGGGTATTTGATGTTTCAAAAACACATCCTTCTTACATAATAGCAGAAACATGGAAATATAGTAACTTACTATTGGCAGCGCCGACATATAACACAGGATTGTATCTCGTCATGGATTCTTTCCTGCATGAATTGGCTTCTCTCAATTTTCAAAACAGAAAAGTTTCATTACTTGGGAATCATACATGGGCAACAGGGGCATTGACAGCATTGAAAAATAAGTTTGCAAATGAGTTCAAAAAAATTGAAATAGTCGGAGAACCTCTTGACATAAAATCTACTTTAAAACCTGAACAGGAAGAAATTATAGATACGCTTACAGGGGACATTGTTGAATCCTTAACAGTTAGTTAA
- a CDS encoding ankyrin repeat domain-containing protein, with protein MIKNTLVYGIFFMWMSACVNIFSVQKNTGELKTVDFVKKARLEKIIDVKLKLFFSAIKDHNNKYVKAYLNTKENREKKQKQKLKLVNDRNNKGVYGAELEMEIVAQTEAEDVLIDVNSKDRYGYTPIIVAIESGNNEILKFLIENGADVREKHPVFGKLTLHTACYYENEEAVEILLKTAPDLVNEKSGTDGWTPLEDATLKSNTRIVKLLLLYGANPLIKDNNGGTAMDMATEFGKGEIVKLLRDKIKEIRREN; from the coding sequence ATGATAAAAAATACATTAGTTTATGGCATTTTTTTTATGTGGATGTCAGCATGTGTAAATATTTTTTCTGTACAAAAAAATACAGGAGAATTAAAAACAGTGGATTTCGTGAAAAAAGCCAGACTTGAAAAAATAATAGATGTCAAATTAAAACTGTTTTTTTCGGCTATTAAAGATCATAACAATAAATATGTCAAAGCATATCTGAATACAAAGGAAAATAGAGAAAAAAAACAGAAACAGAAACTTAAATTAGTGAATGATAGAAATAACAAGGGAGTATACGGTGCAGAGCTGGAAATGGAAATTGTAGCTCAGACAGAAGCTGAAGATGTACTTATAGATGTCAATTCCAAAGACAGATACGGCTATACACCGATTATTGTTGCAATAGAATCGGGAAATAATGAAATATTGAAGTTTTTAATTGAAAACGGTGCGGATGTAAGAGAGAAACATCCTGTTTTCGGAAAACTGACATTACATACTGCCTGTTATTATGAAAATGAAGAAGCTGTGGAAATACTATTGAAAACTGCTCCGGATTTAGTGAATGAAAAAAGTGGAACTGACGGATGGACACCGTTGGAAGATGCTACGTTAAAGTCGAATACAAGGATAGTGAAATTATTATTATTATATGGAGCCAATCCTTTAATAAAAGATAATAACGGAGGAACTGCCATGGATATGGCCACTGAATTTGGAAAAGGAGAAATAGTAAAGCTTTTAAGAGATAAAATAAAAGAAATTAGGAGAGAAAATTAG
- the bcp gene encoding thioredoxin-dependent thiol peroxidase: MKAEEFTLPADNGEMISLNNYRGKIVVIYFYPKDSTPGCTQEACSFRDNFARLEAKGVEVLGISKDSLKKHENFKKKYKLPFLLLSDENSDVCEKYQVWKEKINFGKKYFGIERSTFLIDTDGNIVKEWRKVKVQGHIDEILKEINKMD; encoded by the coding sequence ATGAAAGCGGAGGAATTTACACTTCCAGCAGATAATGGTGAAATGATTAGTTTAAATAATTATAGGGGAAAAATAGTAGTAATTTATTTTTATCCTAAAGACAGTACTCCTGGTTGTACTCAAGAAGCATGTTCATTCAGAGATAATTTTGCAAGACTTGAAGCTAAAGGAGTCGAAGTTTTGGGAATAAGCAAAGACAGTCTAAAAAAACATGAAAATTTTAAGAAAAAATATAAATTACCGTTTCTTCTTTTAAGTGATGAAAATTCAGATGTTTGTGAGAAATATCAAGTCTGGAAAGAAAAAATAAATTTCGGGAAAAAATATTTTGGAATAGAACGTTCAACATTTCTTATAGATACTGATGGTAATATTGTGAAGGAATGGAGAAAAGTAAAAGTTCAGGGACATATAGATGAAATTTTAAAAGAAATTAATAAAATGGATTAA
- the ftsH gene encoding ATP-dependent zinc metalloprotease FtsH, giving the protein MDDKNKDDIRKRLEELRNDNKRKRGGSNGDKSPFGGSPAFFTLIILITMGFLFFWNGNVQSYFQQKKEIPYSEFITKIKNGTFKEITEKDDKLIAVLKENKKEVAYVTRKITERIGDDPTIVQAMENKKVSLKVAEPSSSGVFLVFLIQILPMILMIGIVIFFSRKIMGGSQGGGPGNIFGFGKSRADKLDKKPDVKFDDVAGVDGAKEELKEVVDFLKNPEKYTKAGARVPKGVLLLGRPGTGKTLLAKAVAGESGASFYTISGSEFVEMFVGVGASRVRDLFEKAKSSTPSIIFIDEIDAIGRRRSTGKNSGSNDEREQTLNQLLVEMDGFETDTKVIVIAATNREDILDPALLRAGRFDRRINVDAPDLQGRIAILKVHAKNKKLSDDVKLEDIAKITPGFVGADLANLLNEAAILAARKSSDTITMEDLDEAVDKIGMGLGQKGKIIKPEEKKLLAYHEAGHAIMSEVTEGADPVHKVTIIPRGDAGGFMMPLPEEKLVIASKEILAKIKVAFGGRAAEELVLDDISTGAYSDIKHATRLARMYVERVGMSKILGPVNLENSDEEFSLVSNKSNETVREIDLEIRKILNEEYNKTLDTLRENRKKLDGVAELLLKKETITGEEVRKIISGITVEEILSHENDRKEEKHENTEERVIEESTVQKSENEVEMSSLDNFDESNENSEIGTEHESKNKEIKTPEVIIEESETFIEKNIESTENENSVENKRSEENIDIPKEEKKIDIPDFMK; this is encoded by the coding sequence ATGGACGATAAAAATAAAGATGATATAAGAAAAAGATTGGAAGAATTGAGAAATGACAATAAGCGGAAAAGAGGAGGGTCAAATGGAGATAAATCACCATTTGGAGGTTCTCCTGCATTTTTTACTTTAATTATATTAATAACAATGGGATTTCTATTCTTCTGGAATGGAAATGTTCAAAGTTATTTTCAGCAAAAAAAAGAAATTCCTTATAGTGAATTCATAACAAAAATAAAAAACGGAACATTTAAGGAAATAACTGAAAAAGATGATAAGTTAATTGCTGTTTTGAAAGAAAACAAAAAGGAAGTAGCATATGTCACAAGAAAAATAACTGAAAGAATAGGTGATGATCCTACTATAGTACAGGCAATGGAAAATAAAAAAGTAAGTTTGAAAGTAGCGGAACCGTCATCATCAGGAGTTTTTCTCGTGTTTTTGATTCAGATTTTACCTATGATTCTGATGATAGGAATAGTAATATTTTTCAGTAGAAAAATTATGGGAGGGTCACAAGGAGGAGGACCCGGAAATATATTCGGTTTCGGAAAATCGAGAGCGGATAAACTGGATAAAAAACCTGATGTGAAATTTGATGATGTTGCAGGAGTTGACGGAGCAAAAGAAGAATTGAAAGAAGTAGTTGATTTTCTGAAAAATCCTGAAAAATATACTAAAGCCGGGGCAAGAGTTCCGAAAGGAGTATTGTTACTGGGAAGACCGGGGACCGGAAAAACACTTCTTGCGAAAGCTGTAGCAGGAGAATCGGGGGCTTCATTTTATACAATTTCAGGTTCGGAATTTGTAGAGATGTTTGTTGGAGTGGGTGCTTCAAGAGTAAGAGATTTATTTGAAAAGGCAAAGTCGAGTACACCTTCAATAATATTTATAGATGAAATAGATGCTATTGGAAGAAGAAGAAGTACTGGGAAAAATAGTGGAAGTAATGATGAAAGAGAACAAACATTGAACCAGCTTCTTGTAGAAATGGACGGATTTGAAACCGATACAAAAGTAATAGTAATAGCAGCTACAAATAGGGAAGATATACTTGATCCTGCATTATTGAGAGCTGGAAGATTTGATAGAAGAATAAATGTAGATGCTCCTGATTTACAGGGAAGAATTGCTATATTAAAAGTGCATGCGAAAAATAAAAAACTTTCAGATGATGTAAAACTGGAAGATATAGCTAAGATAACTCCGGGGTTTGTAGGAGCCGATCTTGCCAACCTTTTAAATGAGGCTGCCATATTAGCTGCAAGAAAATCATCAGATACCATTACTATGGAAGATTTAGATGAAGCAGTAGATAAAATAGGGATGGGATTAGGTCAAAAAGGTAAAATAATCAAACCTGAAGAAAAAAAGCTTCTTGCATATCATGAAGCAGGTCATGCAATAATGAGTGAAGTGACTGAAGGAGCCGATCCTGTGCATAAAGTAACTATAATACCGAGAGGAGATGCTGGAGGATTTATGATGCCTCTTCCTGAAGAGAAACTGGTTATTGCAAGTAAAGAAATACTTGCCAAAATAAAAGTTGCGTTTGGAGGAAGAGCGGCAGAAGAGCTTGTATTGGACGATATAAGTACAGGAGCTTATTCAGATATAAAACATGCAACAAGGCTTGCAAGAATGTATGTGGAAAGAGTAGGGATGAGTAAAATATTAGGTCCTGTAAATCTTGAAAATTCTGATGAGGAATTCAGTCTTGTGTCAAATAAAAGTAATGAGACAGTAAGAGAAATTGATTTGGAAATAAGAAAAATACTTAATGAAGAATATAATAAAACATTGGATACACTTAGAGAAAATAGGAAAAAACTTGACGGTGTTGCCGAGCTTCTTCTGAAAAAAGAAACAATTACAGGTGAAGAAGTGAGAAAAATTATATCAGGAATAACTGTAGAAGAAATTTTGAGTCATGAAAATGATAGAAAAGAAGAAAAGCATGAAAATACAGAAGAGCGAGTTATTGAAGAAAGTACAGTACAAAAATCTGAAAATGAAGTAGAAATGTCTTCTTTAGATAATTTTGATGAAAGTAATGAAAATTCTGAGATAGGTACCGAACATGAGTCTAAAAATAAGGAAATAAAAACTCCCGAGGTTATAATTGAGGAAAGTGAAACTTTTATTGAAAAAAATATTGAAAGTACAGAAAATGAAAATAGCGTTGAAAATAAAAGGTCAGAAGAAAATATTGACATACCGAAAGAGGAAAAAAAGATAGATATTCCTGACTTTATGAAATAG
- the tilS gene encoding tRNA lysidine(34) synthetase TilS, which produces MFVFGEIKEKINKLEKSNLIREDDKILIAFSGGPDSVFLYRTLSFFKESFSLKLSILYVNHNLRYDVNSDLEFVKKFSSENNVDLYIKSIDVTKYALENKKSIELAARELRYKVLEETLNEIKYDKIATGHNLDDNVETFIFRLLRGTSIKGLKGIPKKRGNIIRPILSFEKKEILDCLKLNGEKYLTDYTNKENGYTRNYIRNEVFPKFYKINPEFQSKINELISEINKKEDEKESKNMIVKYLQENNIEINRRKIDQLYKNIFNTNGIINPKGSKEFNLGKNKFLRKEYGNIKIIDKYEKPENTAEYGNTKIIKINQSIEWYNYEVHLYNSLKEFTKKFSKTGNTDYVFLKFKNSGHENIEKLVIRSRKSGDMVLLNNLGHKKVKKILIDQKISKWKREEIPIIEYIQETESFEMKEIIAVGDIKFSQKVKKIREEEINKLEIQEKILIIGRKNGR; this is translated from the coding sequence ATGTTTGTTTTCGGAGAAATAAAAGAAAAAATAAACAAATTGGAAAAAAGCAATTTAATAAGGGAAGATGATAAAATACTGATAGCTTTTTCAGGAGGACCTGATTCGGTTTTTTTGTACAGAACATTATCTTTTTTTAAAGAGAGTTTTTCTCTTAAACTTTCTATACTTTATGTAAATCATAATTTAAGATATGATGTCAATAGTGACTTGGAATTTGTAAAGAAGTTTTCTTCAGAAAATAATGTTGATTTATATATAAAAAGTATAGATGTAACAAAATATGCTTTAGAAAATAAAAAATCAATAGAGCTTGCAGCAAGAGAATTAAGATATAAAGTCCTGGAAGAAACACTTAATGAAATAAAGTACGACAAAATTGCGACAGGGCATAATCTTGATGATAATGTGGAAACTTTTATATTCAGGCTTTTAAGAGGAACATCAATAAAAGGTTTGAAAGGGATTCCTAAAAAAAGAGGAAATATAATAAGACCTATTTTATCTTTTGAAAAAAAGGAAATATTGGATTGTTTAAAGTTAAACGGAGAAAAATACTTGACAGATTATACAAATAAAGAAAATGGATATACGAGAAATTATATAAGAAATGAGGTTTTTCCAAAATTTTATAAAATAAATCCTGAATTTCAATCAAAAATAAATGAGCTGATTTCTGAAATAAATAAAAAAGAAGATGAAAAAGAGTCAAAAAATATGATTGTAAAATATTTGCAGGAGAATAATATTGAAATCAACAGAAGGAAAATTGATCAGCTGTATAAAAATATATTTAATACGAACGGTATAATTAATCCAAAAGGTTCAAAAGAGTTTAATTTAGGGAAGAACAAGTTTTTGAGAAAAGAATACGGAAATATAAAAATTATTGATAAATATGAAAAACCGGAAAATACAGCTGAATATGGAAATACGAAAATTATAAAGATAAATCAAAGTATAGAGTGGTACAATTACGAAGTACATTTATATAATAGCTTGAAAGAATTTACAAAAAAATTCAGTAAAACTGGAAATACAGATTACGTATTTTTGAAATTTAAAAATTCAGGACATGAAAATATAGAAAAACTGGTTATTCGAAGCAGAAAATCAGGAGATATGGTTTTATTAAATAATTTAGGTCATAAGAAAGTTAAAAAAATTTTAATAGATCAAAAAATTTCCAAGTGGAAAAGAGAAGAAATTCCTATTATCGAGTATATACAGGAAACTGAAAGTTTTGAAATGAAAGAAATAATTGCAGTAGGAGACATTAAATTTTCTCAAAAGGTAAAAAAAATAAGAGAAGAAGAAATAAATAAATTGGAAATCCAAGAAAAGATACTAATAATTGGGAGGAAGAATGGACGATAA
- the mltG gene encoding endolytic transglycosylase MltG: MKKILIAFNVFISILVIVNLIFVYTFFYIKKEYKNVNINVTKGTNFQQIYKKMGLNYGIIDKIYLKMTGSSSNLKIGTYRFNGKFSRYQVIKKIHNKDSNGIRLTIPEGFTKKQVYERIDALGLGSQEEIDNALKEIDFPYPHENNNFEGYFYPETYIFPEGTTTKQVMVTILTEFLKKFPSEKYPDKKKFYDQLKLASIVEAEVSDLADKPKVAGVFIKRLEIDMKLESDATLKYELGRQALRGELKAMETPYNSYKVKGLPPTPIGNPPIETFRAVEKAEVNDNLFFFTYKGKTYYSKTHDEHLKKRKETGQLK; encoded by the coding sequence ATGAAAAAAATACTGATAGCATTCAATGTATTTATAAGTATACTTGTTATTGTCAATTTAATATTTGTATACACTTTTTTTTATATAAAAAAAGAATATAAAAATGTAAATATAAATGTAACGAAAGGTACGAATTTTCAGCAAATATATAAAAAAATGGGATTAAATTATGGAATAATAGACAAAATATATCTCAAAATGACCGGAAGTTCTTCAAATCTGAAAATAGGAACTTACAGATTTAACGGCAAATTTTCAAGGTATCAAGTAATAAAAAAAATACATAATAAAGATTCAAACGGGATAAGGCTTACGATACCTGAAGGATTCACAAAAAAGCAAGTATATGAAAGAATAGATGCTTTGGGATTGGGAAGTCAAGAAGAAATAGACAACGCATTAAAAGAAATTGATTTTCCTTATCCTCATGAAAATAATAATTTTGAAGGATATTTTTATCCTGAAACTTATATTTTTCCTGAGGGAACAACTACAAAACAAGTAATGGTAACAATATTGACTGAATTCTTAAAAAAATTCCCTTCTGAAAAATATCCGGACAAAAAGAAGTTTTATGATCAGTTGAAGCTTGCATCAATTGTTGAAGCAGAAGTTTCAGATTTAGCTGATAAACCGAAGGTAGCAGGTGTATTTATAAAACGTTTGGAAATTGATATGAAACTTGAATCAGATGCTACACTAAAATATGAATTGGGAAGACAGGCATTGAGAGGAGAATTAAAAGCAATGGAAACTCCTTATAACTCATATAAAGTCAAAGGACTGCCGCCAACACCTATAGGAAATCCTCCTATTGAGACATTTAGAGCGGTAGAAAAAGCTGAAGTCAATGATAACCTTTTCTTTTTTACTTATAAAGGAAAAACATATTATTCAAAAACCCATGATGAACACCTTAAAAAAAGAAAAGAAACAGGACAGTTAAAATAG